One window of Magallana gigas chromosome 2, xbMagGiga1.1, whole genome shotgun sequence genomic DNA carries:
- the LOC105330995 gene encoding uncharacterized protein: protein MVRTVTCDVSSIYYCNEREKYCMNTIVPDPKGGLFVLKKCADEVECIWNYWVDTLGDPKCNNVTGPQADNACSYCCDNTNGNLPCNRNTIPTQLSTFQNSQKVEQCMTGSSISQYKLETCSYVASYCLNTVRYDTTAKHPEVYVEKMCAYEAECKGQWWEKTRNRPECLSQNFTGIADNNVICTYCCVSDGSGPCNGASVPEQIAHFGPVTTASTQTTATILSTTAHGHGHHNTHVQTDHGHHHTVTTTQTTTENTTTTPATIVCSGNTSIVCEDDPLAHCATLLSVGFCQKLQYNPDGEDVKFCPKTCNLCDKYCEYVLPPTTTPTATPTTTPAPTMHITTAMTTTTLQTSGKPCPFCDANINCVWNQTCADSETCMVRAVLESGFQFSVHCTLT from the exons ATGGTCAGAACTGTGACGTGTGACGTATCCAGCATCTATTACTGCAATGAACGGGAAAAGTACTGTATGAACACTATTGTTCCCGATCCGAAAGGGGGATTGTTTGTACTCAAAAA GTGCGCAGATGAGGTTGAATGTATATGGAACTATTGGGTGGACACTCTAGGAGATCCTAAATGTAACAATGTAACAGGACCACAGGCCGACAATGCCTGTAGCTATTGTTGTGATAACACAAACGGAAACCTGCCATGCAATCGGAATACCATACCGACACAACTGTCTACATTCCAAAATAGCCAAAAAG TGGAACAATGTATGACCGGGTCTTCCATCAGTCAGTATAAGTTGGAAACATGCTCTTACGTTGCCTCGTATTGTCTGAATACAGTAAGATATGATACAACGGCAAAACATCCGGAGGTGTATGTTGAGAAAAT GTGTGCTTACGAGGCTGAATGTAAAGGTCAATGGTGGGAGAAAACTAGGAACAGACCGGAATGTCTCAGCcaaaatttcacaggaattGCAGACAACAATGTTATCTGTACTTATTGCTGTGTTTCTGATGGTAGTGGCCCTTGTAATGGCGCATCGGTGCCGGAACAGATCGCACACTTCGGGCCTGTTACCACTGCTA GTACTCAAACAACAGCTACCATCTTATCGACAACTGCACACGGTCATGGGCACCACAACACGCACGTGCAAACAGACCACGGTCACCACCACACAGTGACCACCACCCAAACAACAACAGAGAATACGACCACCACTCCCGCAACGATAGTGTGTTCGG GCAATACTTCGATAGTATGTGAAGACGACCCTCTGGCTCACTGTGCTACCCTATTATCAGTTGGATTTTGCCAAAAGCTGCAGTACAACCCTGATGGGGAGGATGTCAAGTTTTGTCCGAAAACATGTAACCTGTGTGACAAAT ATTGCGAGTATGTTCTACCACCGACAACCACACCGACAGCCACACCGACAACCACACCTGCTCCAA caatgcacaTCACAACAGCGATGACAACAACAACACTCCAAACGTCTG GTAAACCCTGTCCATTTTGTGACGCCAATATTAATTGTGTGTGGAATCAGACATGCGCAGATAGTGAGACGTGTATGGTGAGAGCTGTTTTGGAATCCGGCTTTCAGTTCTCTGTCCATTGTACTTTA acttaa